One Desulfovibrio fairfieldensis genomic window carries:
- the rodA gene encoding rod shape-determining protein RodA produces MDKRLFSYINWGLLACMFLLYFLGVGNLYSASGTRLEDGLAFSGFYQRQLIWGVCGLACMLLAMSFDYRQLRNLAWPFFLISLALLLLVPVAGKTVYGAKRWLSLGFMSIQPSELAKLAVLVLAARLLARDGRPLGWKDFSAVLTVGLIPAALIVTQPDLGTTLMILLILGGMILFHGLKGYVLKTCLLAVPCAAAFMWFVGMHDYQRQRILTFLDPGNDPRGTGYHILQSRIAIGSGQLWGKGFKEGTQSQLRFLPERHSDFAVAVFGEEWGFVGCVALVTLFCLFLLSIFSTAVQAKDRFGSMLVVGVFFYFFWQIFINMGMVIGLMPVVGIPLPFISYGGSATLVNFTLLGIVLNVSMRRFMFKG; encoded by the coding sequence ATGGATAAACGCCTGTTCAGCTACATCAACTGGGGCCTGCTGGCCTGCATGTTCCTGCTCTATTTTCTGGGCGTGGGCAATCTGTACTCCGCCAGCGGCACGCGGCTGGAAGACGGCCTGGCCTTTTCCGGTTTTTACCAGCGCCAGTTGATCTGGGGCGTGTGCGGCCTGGCCTGCATGCTTCTGGCCATGAGCTTTGACTATCGCCAATTGCGCAACCTGGCCTGGCCCTTTTTTCTAATCAGTCTGGCGCTGCTGCTCCTGGTGCCCGTGGCGGGCAAAACCGTCTACGGGGCCAAGCGTTGGCTCTCCCTGGGCTTCATGAGCATCCAGCCCTCGGAACTGGCCAAGCTGGCCGTGCTGGTGCTGGCCGCGCGCCTGCTGGCCCGCGACGGGCGCCCGCTGGGCTGGAAGGATTTCAGCGCCGTGCTGACTGTGGGCCTGATTCCAGCCGCCCTGATCGTCACCCAGCCGGACCTGGGCACCACTCTGATGATCCTGCTGATTCTGGGCGGCATGATCCTCTTCCACGGGCTCAAGGGCTATGTGCTCAAAACCTGCCTGCTGGCCGTGCCCTGCGCGGCGGCCTTCATGTGGTTCGTGGGCATGCACGACTATCAGCGGCAACGCATCCTGACGTTTCTGGACCCCGGCAACGACCCGCGCGGCACGGGCTACCACATTCTGCAGTCGCGCATCGCCATCGGTTCGGGCCAGCTCTGGGGCAAGGGCTTCAAGGAAGGCACCCAGAGCCAGCTCCGCTTTCTGCCGGAACGCCATTCGGACTTCGCCGTGGCCGTGTTCGGCGAGGAATGGGGCTTTGTGGGCTGCGTGGCCCTGGTCACCCTGTTCTGCCTCTTCCTGCTCTCGATCTTCTCCACGGCGGTACAGGCCAAGGACCGCTTCGGCAGCATGCTGGTGGTGGGAGTCTTCTTCTATTTCTTCTGGCAAATTTTCATCAATATGGGCATGGTCATCGGGCTGATGCCGGTGGTGGGCATTCCCCTGCCCTTCATCAGTTACGGCGGCAGCGCCACTCTGGTCAATTTCACGCTGCTGGGCATTGTGCTCAACGTGTCCATGCGGCGCTTCATGTTCAAGGGATAA
- the mreC gene encoding rod shape-determining protein MreC, translated as MSLRRILIFAGVLLILFLGMYSWNQRTRTLDDFAANIGLELSGAVLKPMRYIQDVGTGFWERYFDLVSVREENERLQARVADLESRLLANGEDLAELKRLRALVQLPVDASWRPLGARVLAGRMGPNAVLDSITISRGYATGGRPGTPLVTHMGLVGRVLRASAHTATALLLTDPGSRIAVFSQNSRALGILAGQGTGRKLEVNFVQRDANVKQGEVLITSGLDGKYPKGIPVARVLSVAPSDYTQFMAIYAEPLVDLQHLEEVLLLEPTGIAQPEPEPEGPPPVFVGPPAPPAAVTP; from the coding sequence GTGTCATTGCGGCGTATTCTGATTTTCGCGGGCGTCTTGCTCATCCTCTTTCTGGGTATGTATTCCTGGAACCAGCGCACCCGTACCCTGGACGACTTTGCCGCCAATATCGGCCTGGAACTGAGCGGCGCCGTGCTCAAGCCCATGCGCTACATCCAGGATGTGGGCACGGGCTTCTGGGAGCGCTATTTCGACCTGGTGAGCGTGCGCGAGGAAAATGAGCGCCTCCAGGCCAGAGTGGCGGACCTGGAATCCCGCCTGCTGGCCAACGGCGAGGATCTGGCCGAGCTCAAACGCCTGCGCGCCCTGGTCCAGCTGCCGGTGGACGCCAGCTGGCGGCCCCTGGGGGCGCGCGTGCTGGCCGGGCGCATGGGCCCCAACGCCGTACTGGACAGCATCACCATCAGCCGGGGCTATGCCACGGGCGGGCGGCCCGGCACGCCGCTGGTCACCCACATGGGCCTGGTGGGCCGTGTGCTGCGGGCCAGCGCGCATACCGCCACCGCCCTGCTGCTCACGGACCCGGGCAGCCGCATCGCGGTTTTCTCGCAAAACAGCCGGGCGCTGGGCATCCTGGCGGGGCAGGGCACGGGCCGCAAGCTGGAAGTGAATTTCGTGCAGCGCGACGCCAACGTGAAACAGGGCGAGGTGCTGATCACCTCCGGCCTGGACGGCAAATATCCCAAGGGCATTCCCGTGGCCCGCGTGCTCAGCGTGGCCCCTTCGGACTACACCCAGTTCATGGCCATTTACGCCGAGCCCCTGGTGGATCTGCAACATCTTGAAGAAGTGCTGCTGCTGGAGCCCACGGGCATCGCCCAGCCCGAGCCCGAGCCCGAAGGTCCGCCGCCTGTCTTCGTGGGGCCTCCCGCGCCGCCCGCCGCCGTGACGCCATGA
- the mrdA gene encoding penicillin-binding protein 2, with protein MKKNKRLFAPGSPGATPSKKEGIRSWLKIQVESEGYQPPRGGVVFLQVLVGLLFFVFVVRFWYLQVHRGEEFARQAQENRLRQERIFAPRGRILDDGDKLLADNRTAYGLSLVREDCHDIPATLAQISAWSGIPLPQIWEKYQQDRFKVKSFEPLLLITDIDFDLVARIESEIYAWPGLEIVVRTKRSYPEKELFAHVLGYVAEANEQEMAKDPALAMGDLVGKQGLELELEKQLRGRKGLYDVEVDAHARVLGKALREEPRGGHEVHLSLDRGLQQAAWDALGGEAGCVVVMEPDTGKLRALVTSPAYDNNLFAAGISQRDWDALRTSNRFPLQNRVIQSVYPPGSVWKLVMAALFLERGVNPRETVFCPGQVKLGNQIFRCWKKGGHGAMNMESALVNSCDVYFYLMAERLGIDKLEEFAKACGFGRPTGIDLPHEKSGLVPSREWKKRRFGRPWVRGETYNVSIGQGYTLVTPVQVAVYVAAMLNGGDLLKPQLLNDAPRVVQSRIPAKPETFKFVVDAMRKTAGVGTARVVGRKDADMGGKTGTAQVVKLKMTAGDRRVRSSEMEYAQRDHAWIATWGSKNGKTYVVVVMVEHGGGGSSVAGPVAKKIYDYIFGPDSGAPASPAPATAPRPVRGRED; from the coding sequence ATGAAGAAAAATAAGCGCCTCTTCGCGCCCGGCTCCCCAGGCGCGACGCCCAGCAAAAAAGAGGGCATCCGCTCCTGGCTCAAAATCCAGGTGGAGAGCGAGGGCTACCAGCCCCCGCGCGGCGGGGTCGTGTTTTTGCAGGTGCTTGTGGGCCTGTTGTTCTTCGTCTTTGTGGTCCGCTTCTGGTACCTCCAGGTCCACCGCGGCGAGGAATTCGCCCGCCAGGCCCAGGAAAACCGCCTGCGCCAGGAGCGCATCTTCGCCCCGCGCGGCCGCATTCTGGACGACGGCGACAAGCTGCTGGCCGACAACCGCACGGCCTACGGCCTGTCCCTGGTACGCGAAGACTGCCACGACATCCCGGCCACCCTGGCCCAGATCAGCGCCTGGTCCGGCATTCCGCTGCCCCAGATCTGGGAGAAATACCAGCAGGACCGCTTCAAGGTGAAGTCCTTTGAACCCCTTCTGCTGATCACGGACATCGACTTTGACCTGGTGGCCCGCATCGAGTCCGAGATCTACGCCTGGCCGGGTCTGGAAATCGTGGTCCGCACCAAGCGCAGCTATCCGGAAAAAGAGCTTTTCGCCCATGTGCTGGGCTATGTGGCCGAAGCCAACGAGCAGGAAATGGCCAAAGATCCGGCGCTGGCCATGGGCGATCTGGTGGGCAAGCAGGGCCTGGAGCTGGAGCTGGAAAAACAGCTGCGCGGCCGCAAGGGCCTCTATGACGTGGAGGTGGACGCCCACGCCCGTGTGCTGGGCAAAGCCCTGCGCGAAGAGCCGCGCGGCGGGCATGAGGTGCATCTTTCCCTGGACCGGGGCCTCCAGCAGGCGGCCTGGGACGCTCTGGGCGGCGAGGCGGGCTGCGTGGTGGTCATGGAGCCGGACACGGGCAAGCTGCGCGCCCTGGTCACCTCCCCGGCCTACGACAACAATCTTTTCGCGGCGGGCATTTCCCAGCGGGACTGGGACGCCCTGCGCACCAGCAACCGCTTTCCCCTCCAGAACCGGGTGATCCAGAGCGTCTACCCGCCGGGCTCGGTCTGGAAGCTGGTCATGGCCGCCCTGTTCCTGGAACGCGGCGTCAATCCGCGCGAAACCGTGTTCTGCCCCGGCCAGGTCAAGCTGGGCAACCAGATTTTCCGCTGCTGGAAAAAAGGCGGGCACGGGGCCATGAACATGGAAAGCGCGCTGGTCAACTCCTGCGACGTCTATTTCTACCTCATGGCCGAGCGCCTGGGCATTGACAAGCTGGAGGAATTTGCCAAGGCTTGCGGCTTCGGGCGTCCCACGGGCATTGACCTGCCGCACGAAAAATCCGGCTTGGTGCCCTCGCGCGAATGGAAAAAGCGCCGCTTCGGCAGGCCATGGGTGCGCGGCGAGACCTACAACGTCTCCATCGGCCAGGGCTACACCCTGGTCACGCCCGTGCAGGTGGCGGTCTATGTGGCGGCCATGCTCAACGGCGGGGATCTGCTCAAGCCGCAACTGCTCAACGACGCCCCGCGCGTGGTGCAGAGCCGTATTCCGGCCAAGCCTGAAACGTTCAAGTTTGTGGTGGACGCCATGCGCAAGACCGCGGGCGTGGGCACGGCGCGGGTGGTGGGCCGCAAGGACGCGGACATGGGCGGCAAAACCGGCACGGCCCAGGTGGTCAAGTTGAAAATGACCGCCGGAGACCGCCGGGTGCGCTCCTCGGAAATGGAGTACGCCCAGCGCGACCATGCCTGGATCGCCACCTGGGGCTCCAAGAACGGCAAAACCTACGTGGTGGTGGTCATGGTGGAGCACGGCGGCGGCGGTTCCAGCGTGGCCGGACCGGTGGCCAAAAAGATTTACGATTATATCTTCGGCCCGGATTCGGGCGCGCCCGCGTCCCCGGCTCCGGCGACAGCGCCGCGCCCTGTCCGGGGGCGGGAGGATTAG
- a CDS encoding carbon starvation protein A, which yields MGMVCFLAALGLLVLGYAVYGVFVEKVFGIDRTRPTPVQSRADGVDCVALPPYKIFFIQLLNIAGLGPVFGPILGAVYGPAALLWVVFGCIFAGAVHDFLTGAMSLRYGAASYPELIGRNLGKYACWFMLVFTIWFMVLVGAVFVNGPAGLLAFKTGELLRSWEGGAAVLQWLEACPLAVFCAGADGTVSAGKVLALFFSALIFSYYFVATILPIDKIIGRIYPFFAILLLFMAFGLLAALLLNPQYSILPNLRPADFFTNLNPKGAPLWPLLFVTIACGAISGFHATQSPMMARCMRSEGQARLMFYGVMIAEGVLALIWVTIGLSFYDGDPAALMAAGTPAVVVSKASEGLLGGLVGGTLVFLGVVILPISTGDTAFRTGRLILADVLRFEQGSLGRRIVLAVPLFLLGIYFAVGDFTAIWMAFGWTNQTLACVSLWAAAVWLRRRKRLHWVATVPALFMTAVCGSYLFYFDKFPFRWPMTASVCMGLAASGLCFALFLARGGRMPEGDEAKF from the coding sequence ATGGGGATGGTCTGCTTTCTTGCGGCGCTGGGCCTGCTGGTGCTGGGTTACGCGGTGTACGGCGTTTTTGTGGAAAAGGTTTTCGGCATTGACCGCACGCGGCCGACTCCGGTGCAGAGCAGGGCGGACGGCGTGGATTGCGTGGCCCTGCCCCCGTACAAGATTTTTTTCATCCAGTTGCTGAACATCGCGGGCCTGGGGCCGGTGTTCGGGCCCATTCTGGGCGCGGTGTACGGCCCCGCGGCCCTGCTCTGGGTGGTGTTCGGCTGCATTTTCGCGGGCGCGGTGCACGATTTCCTCACCGGGGCCATGAGCCTGCGTTACGGGGCGGCCTCCTATCCGGAGCTCATCGGGCGCAATCTGGGCAAATATGCCTGCTGGTTCATGCTGGTCTTCACCATCTGGTTCATGGTTCTGGTGGGCGCGGTTTTCGTCAACGGCCCGGCCGGGCTGCTGGCCTTCAAGACCGGCGAGCTGCTGCGCTCCTGGGAGGGCGGCGCGGCCGTGTTGCAGTGGCTTGAAGCCTGTCCGCTGGCCGTGTTCTGCGCCGGGGCGGACGGCACGGTTTCCGCGGGCAAGGTGCTGGCCCTGTTCTTTTCCGCCCTGATTTTCAGCTATTATTTCGTCGCCACTATCCTGCCCATCGACAAGATCATCGGCAGGATATACCCCTTTTTCGCCATCCTGCTGCTGTTCATGGCCTTCGGCCTGCTGGCCGCGCTGCTGCTCAATCCCCAGTACAGCATTCTGCCCAACCTGCGCCCGGCCGACTTTTTCACTAACCTGAACCCCAAGGGCGCGCCCCTTTGGCCTTTGCTCTTTGTGACCATCGCCTGCGGGGCCATCTCGGGCTTCCACGCCACCCAGTCGCCCATGATGGCCCGCTGCATGCGCTCGGAAGGGCAGGCCCGGCTGATGTTTTACGGGGTAATGATCGCCGAGGGCGTGCTGGCGCTGATCTGGGTGACCATCGGGCTTTCTTTTTACGACGGGGACCCGGCGGCCCTGATGGCGGCCGGAACTCCGGCGGTGGTGGTTTCCAAGGCTTCCGAAGGCCTGCTGGGCGGGCTGGTGGGGGGCACCCTGGTTTTTCTGGGCGTGGTCATCCTGCCCATTTCCACCGGCGACACGGCCTTCCGCACCGGGCGGCTCATCCTGGCCGACGTGCTCCGTTTTGAGCAGGGCTCGCTGGGGCGGCGCATCGTTTTGGCCGTGCCGCTCTTTCTGCTGGGCATTTACTTTGCCGTGGGCGACTTCACGGCCATCTGGATGGCCTTCGGCTGGACGAACCAGACCTTGGCCTGCGTGTCCCTCTGGGCGGCGGCGGTCTGGCTGCGCCGCCGCAAACGCCTGCACTGGGTGGCCACCGTGCCCGCGTTGTTCATGACCGCCGTGTGCGGCAGCTATCTCTTTTACTTTGATAAATTTCCCTTCCGCTGGCCCATGACGGCCTCGGTCTGCATGGGGCTGGCCGCATCCGGGCTCTGTTTCGCGCTCTTTCTCGCCAGGGGCGGCAGGATGCCGGAGGGTGACGAGGCGAAGTTCTGA
- a CDS encoding UbiA prenyltransferase family protein: MEKLRPYIQIARPDHWFKQFFMFPGLCLAFLFLRDIPANLAGNLILGLVSTCCVASANYCINEYLDAPNDRQHPTKYLRPAAQGLVRLRYVLLEYALLACLGLWLGFYINKLFGFTALFLLIMGICYNVPPLRTKDVPYLDVISESINNPLRLVLGWAICIPDHLPPSSFLLAYWCGGAFLMALKRFAELRSIRSKEVMARYRKSLASYTERKLLVSAFFYAMNTALFLGISLIKYKIEFIFLFPLVALLFSWYFSISMNADSVVQTPEKLFHEKKFMLYTALLVVLFCVTCFINVQSLQFLLEPIN; encoded by the coding sequence TTGGAAAAGTTGCGGCCCTATATTCAGATCGCGCGCCCGGATCACTGGTTCAAACAGTTTTTCATGTTTCCGGGTCTCTGCCTGGCTTTCCTTTTTCTGCGGGACATTCCGGCCAACCTGGCGGGAAATCTCATCCTCGGCCTGGTCAGCACCTGCTGCGTCGCCTCGGCCAACTACTGCATCAACGAATATCTGGATGCGCCCAACGACAGGCAACATCCCACCAAATATCTGCGCCCGGCGGCGCAAGGCCTGGTGCGCCTGCGCTATGTGCTGCTGGAATACGCCCTGCTGGCCTGCCTCGGGCTCTGGCTGGGTTTTTATATCAATAAACTGTTTGGATTCACAGCGCTTTTTCTTCTGATTATGGGCATCTGCTATAACGTGCCGCCCCTCCGCACCAAGGACGTGCCCTATCTCGACGTCATCTCGGAATCCATTAACAATCCCTTGCGCCTGGTTCTCGGCTGGGCCATCTGCATACCCGATCATCTTCCGCCCAGCAGCTTTCTGCTGGCGTACTGGTGCGGCGGCGCTTTTCTCATGGCCCTGAAACGCTTCGCCGAACTGCGCAGCATCCGCTCCAAGGAAGTCATGGCCCGGTACCGCAAGAGCCTTGCCAGTTACACGGAACGGAAGCTGCTTGTCTCAGCCTTTTTCTACGCCATGAACACCGCGCTGTTCCTGGGTATTTCGCTCATTAAATACAAGATTGAATTCATTTTTCTTTTTCCCCTGGTGGCCCTGCTGTTCTCCTGGTATTTCAGCATCAGCATGAACGCCGATTCCGTGGTGCAGACGCCGGAAAAACTGTTTCATGAAAAAAAGTTCATGCTGTATACCGCGTTGCTGGTGGTCTTGTTCTGCGTAACCTGCTTCATCAACGTGCAGAGCCTGCAATTCCTGCTGGAACCCATCAACTGA
- a CDS encoding TIGR01212 family radical SAM protein (This family includes YhcC from E. coli K-12, an uncharacterized radical SAM protein.) has translation MVRWHTLAAYFRRKYGMRVQKIPLDAGSACPNRDGLLSTRGCVFCNALGSGSGLGGRGLSLAAQWQAWRQKYRAGDPDRRFLAYLQSFSNTYGSLERLQDLLHAVAALPDCCGLAVGTRPDCLSPSKLDALLRAGAEAGVAEIWLELGLQSAHDATLARVNRGHTAACAAKAVAEAAGRGLLVCGHLMAGLPGEGEAAFLESVDWAVSLPLHGLKLHNVYVPEGTELARRYRDGRYQPLERDEYVDLLCAALPRIPSRLVMHRLQSDPAPGELVAPAWAALKRPLMADLLRALHARDLWQGCRADVPEGRPAWYGG, from the coding sequence ATGGTGCGTTGGCATACTCTGGCCGCGTATTTCCGCCGCAAGTACGGCATGCGGGTGCAAAAAATTCCACTTGACGCCGGTTCGGCCTGTCCCAACCGCGACGGCCTGCTGTCCACGCGGGGTTGTGTCTTCTGCAACGCCCTGGGTTCGGGCTCGGGCCTGGGCGGGCGCGGCCTGTCCCTGGCGGCCCAGTGGCAGGCCTGGCGGCAAAAGTACCGCGCCGGGGACCCGGACCGTCGTTTCCTGGCCTATCTGCAATCCTTTTCCAATACCTACGGCTCCCTGGAGCGTCTGCAAGACCTGCTGCACGCGGTCGCGGCCCTGCCGGACTGCTGCGGCCTGGCCGTGGGTACGCGGCCCGACTGCCTGAGCCCGTCCAAGCTGGACGCTCTGCTCCGGGCCGGGGCCGAAGCGGGCGTTGCGGAGATCTGGCTGGAGCTGGGCCTGCAAAGCGCCCATGACGCCACTCTGGCCCGGGTCAACAGGGGGCATACGGCGGCCTGCGCGGCCAAAGCCGTGGCCGAAGCCGCCGGGCGCGGCCTGCTGGTCTGCGGGCATCTGATGGCCGGTTTGCCCGGCGAGGGCGAGGCGGCTTTTCTGGAAAGCGTGGACTGGGCCGTGAGCCTGCCCCTGCACGGCCTCAAACTGCACAATGTTTATGTGCCCGAGGGCACGGAACTGGCCCGCCGGTACCGGGACGGGCGCTACCAGCCCCTGGAGCGCGACGAATATGTGGACCTGCTCTGCGCGGCCCTGCCGCGCATTCCTTCCCGCCTGGTCATGCACCGTCTGCAAAGCGATCCCGCGCCCGGCGAACTGGTGGCCCCGGCCTGGGCCGCGCTCAAACGCCCGCTGATGGCGGATCTGCTGCGCGCCCTGCACGCGCGCGATCTCTGGCAGGGCTGCCGGGCCGACGTTCCGGAGGGCCGGCCCGCATGGTACGGCGGGTAG
- a CDS encoding prenyltransferase has product MERDGKDIPLVTDLDGTLVAGDTLVEGVKDLLARRPWMCCVLPFWVARGRRFFKKQLAPWSAAACLRMPLNASVADLLGEAARTGRRVCLATAAYEEVAEAMRVRLPLFNAVFATTSAVNLKGVHKARFLSEMFGRGGFDYFGDSAADLPVWAEARKAYVVGDAALAERARSLNPEVTCIVPRWTQEPYGVS; this is encoded by the coding sequence ATGGAGCGGGATGGAAAAGATATCCCTTTGGTGACGGATCTGGACGGCACCCTGGTGGCCGGAGACACCCTGGTGGAGGGAGTTAAGGATCTGCTGGCTCGCAGGCCGTGGATGTGCTGCGTGCTGCCGTTCTGGGTAGCGCGCGGGCGGCGTTTTTTTAAAAAGCAGCTTGCCCCCTGGAGCGCGGCGGCCTGTCTGCGCATGCCTCTCAATGCCTCGGTGGCCGACCTGCTGGGGGAAGCCGCCCGCACGGGGCGCCGGGTCTGCCTGGCTACAGCCGCCTATGAGGAAGTGGCCGAGGCCATGCGCGTTCGATTGCCGCTTTTTAACGCTGTTTTCGCCACCACGTCGGCGGTGAATCTCAAAGGCGTGCACAAGGCGCGCTTTCTCAGCGAGATGTTCGGAAGGGGCGGGTTTGACTATTTCGGTGATTCCGCGGCGGATCTGCCTGTCTGGGCCGAAGCGCGCAAAGCCTATGTGGTCGGCGACGCGGCGCTGGCGGAAAGGGCGCGGTCCCTGAATCCCGAGGTCACGTGCATTGTCCCCCGCTGGACGCAAGAACCGTACGGCGTCAGTTGA
- a CDS encoding rod shape-determining protein codes for MSKILDFALGMFSNDLAIDLGTANTCVYVKGQGIVLREPSVVAVKKDSRGNNVVLAVGHDAKRMLGRTPGNIWAIRPMKDGVIADFEVTEAMLRHFIAKVHNSRRLVRPRIMICVPTGITQVEKRAVKESAQSAGAREVYLIEEPMAAAIGADLPIQEPTSNMVVDIGGGTTEVAVISLSGIVYSRSVRVGGDKMDEAIMTHVKRKYNMLIGESSAEEIKIKIASAYPLDPEQQIEVKGRDLVTGIPQNIIITSEEVRKAISEQVDSIVQAVRIALEQTPPELAADIVDRGIVLTGGGALLKGLDQLLREETSLPITVVDDPLSTVAVGTGRALDSLNILKEVCID; via the coding sequence ATGTCCAAGATTCTGGATTTCGCACTGGGGATGTTTTCCAACGATCTGGCCATCGACCTGGGCACGGCCAATACCTGCGTCTACGTCAAGGGCCAGGGCATTGTGCTGCGCGAGCCCTCGGTGGTGGCGGTCAAAAAGGATTCGCGCGGCAACAACGTGGTGCTGGCCGTGGGCCACGACGCCAAGCGCATGCTCGGCAGAACCCCCGGCAACATCTGGGCCATCCGTCCCATGAAGGACGGCGTCATCGCCGACTTTGAAGTGACCGAGGCCATGCTGCGCCACTTCATCGCCAAAGTGCACAACTCGCGCCGCCTGGTGCGCCCCCGGATCATGATCTGCGTGCCCACGGGCATCACCCAGGTGGAGAAGCGGGCCGTCAAGGAATCCGCCCAGTCAGCCGGAGCGCGTGAAGTCTATCTGATTGAGGAACCCATGGCCGCGGCCATCGGCGCGGACCTGCCCATTCAGGAACCCACCTCCAACATGGTGGTGGACATCGGCGGCGGCACCACCGAAGTTGCGGTGATTTCCCTTTCCGGCATCGTCTATTCGCGCTCGGTGCGCGTGGGCGGGGACAAGATGGACGAAGCCATCATGACCCACGTCAAACGCAAATATAACATGCTCATCGGCGAATCCTCGGCCGAGGAAATCAAGATCAAGATCGCTTCGGCTTACCCCCTGGATCCGGAACAGCAGATTGAGGTCAAAGGCCGGGACCTGGTCACGGGCATCCCGCAGAACATCATCATCACCTCCGAGGAAGTGCGCAAAGCCATTTCCGAGCAGGTGGACAGCATTGTGCAGGCCGTGCGCATCGCCCTGGAGCAGACCCCGCCGGAACTGGCCGCGGACATTGTGGACCGCGGCATTGTGCTCACGGGCGGCGGCGCGCTGCTCAAGGGTCTGGATCAGCTTCTGCGCGAGGAGACCTCCCTGCCCATCACCGTGGTGGACGACCCGCTTTCCACAGTGGCGGTCGGCACGGGCCGGGCTCTGGACAGCCTGAACATCCTCAAAGAAGTCTGCATCGACTGA